A genomic stretch from Telmatocola sphagniphila includes:
- a CDS encoding carboxypeptidase regulatory-like domain-containing protein has product MQYIPRLCSESDWSPSEGRIIRNLSRKANMHPIPLQFGSLAKKTLLFVLLFTVPLRAAGPGVSGRVLALDEKGHISGAVEGAKIEFQDRSGKVVSSVTSDKNGLYKAQLIPGAYVYKIQAPGFKDENEGRGITLTKSEGFATCDFSMVRGKSDPKEKSIKTPAVTLSSLRGFVSAKDSSGAALGVPEVKITLRNMNKTGPLIQVFADGPSSNTPGVYQISLEPGQYLASLSAIGYETLTPREPISITAEKAVQDFTLIRLKEVQAIGQGIKGSISVAALPKGTSLRVSLRNLSHPELKAELIDVDSKGVFSRDLAPGNYEIETSGQGYRTTKSGLKVVLPHRYTLLEIQLEKELTFSATVYVAVSDGKGKKPLPGANILLRKEGEPLNQALRGITNGEGKIQFQPRAAGSYTLLVTSNGYKSLGKKLTIQAMGENRAELVLVAGSTVEANNLSPKAQGVLDIHVWENFGEKRHPLEGGQLVLMENQKEVASGKTGKDGQCTLRNLASGRFQLEVSKPGYQTSQSTISIEGKEISRDVFLKPSVDSATGKPTLILHIIEKVGEKSHPLEGSKIIASLMKKEVAKGQSEKDGSIKISNLSAGNYQVDISHSGYQNVQISINIKDKSIDREVILKPLVKTTGASPKVGTIIFRVVENGTNPLRPLGNVQVTISQAGRTIATGKTGADGNYSPTGLVSGKFQFEASLNGYLPAKVDFTLSDNDLKQDVHLKKAVKSDPKVDTKLSIRIIEAGSNPVRPLIGAQIVISQKGGNLATGKSGADGHFLPAIATAGTYQVEVSLTGHQTVQTSIVVTDQLTTHDISIKPTKN; this is encoded by the coding sequence ATGCAGTACATCCCCCGGCTTTGTTCGGAGTCCGACTGGTCTCCCAGTGAAGGGCGGATCATTAGAAATCTCAGTCGAAAGGCGAACATGCACCCGATTCCATTACAGTTCGGCTCCCTCGCAAAAAAGACTCTTTTGTTCGTGCTTCTGTTCACCGTTCCTCTGCGGGCGGCCGGACCGGGAGTAAGTGGCCGGGTGCTGGCTTTGGATGAGAAAGGACATATCTCAGGTGCGGTGGAAGGGGCAAAGATTGAATTTCAGGATCGTTCGGGGAAGGTCGTGTCAAGCGTCACTTCCGATAAGAATGGTTTGTATAAAGCTCAACTTATACCCGGTGCGTATGTATACAAAATTCAGGCCCCGGGCTTTAAAGACGAAAATGAGGGAAGGGGAATCACTCTGACGAAGAGTGAGGGGTTTGCGACTTGCGATTTTTCAATGGTTCGGGGCAAGAGTGATCCGAAGGAAAAGTCGATCAAAACGCCTGCGGTGACGTTAAGTTCGTTGCGAGGCTTCGTATCCGCAAAAGATAGTTCTGGGGCTGCGCTTGGCGTTCCCGAAGTCAAGATAACCTTACGCAACATGAACAAAACTGGTCCGTTGATCCAGGTGTTCGCCGACGGACCCAGCAGTAATACCCCCGGGGTTTATCAAATTTCCTTGGAACCGGGTCAGTATCTGGCTTCGTTATCGGCGATAGGCTATGAAACCCTAACCCCCAGAGAACCAATTTCTATTACCGCTGAGAAGGCCGTTCAAGATTTCACGCTCATCCGCCTAAAAGAAGTTCAAGCCATCGGTCAAGGAATCAAAGGATCGATATCTGTAGCAGCGCTTCCTAAAGGGACTTCGCTCCGTGTCAGCTTGCGGAACTTGAGTCATCCGGAACTGAAAGCGGAATTGATCGATGTAGATTCGAAAGGGGTATTTTCTCGAGACCTAGCACCCGGAAATTATGAGATTGAGACTTCTGGTCAGGGCTATCGCACGACTAAAAGCGGCCTAAAAGTAGTTCTCCCCCATCGATACACATTATTGGAGATTCAACTGGAGAAAGAATTGACTTTCTCGGCGACCGTTTATGTCGCCGTCTCCGATGGTAAAGGGAAGAAACCTTTACCAGGTGCCAACATCTTACTTCGAAAAGAGGGGGAACCGCTCAATCAAGCTTTACGGGGTATCACCAATGGGGAAGGAAAAATCCAATTCCAGCCCAGAGCGGCTGGTAGCTATACTTTATTGGTGACCTCGAACGGTTATAAGTCGCTTGGTAAAAAGCTGACTATTCAAGCGATGGGTGAAAATCGAGCAGAATTGGTTTTGGTCGCAGGATCTACAGTGGAAGCCAACAATTTGTCGCCCAAAGCTCAAGGGGTTCTCGACATACATGTTTGGGAAAATTTCGGCGAAAAAAGACACCCCTTGGAAGGGGGCCAACTGGTTTTGATGGAAAATCAAAAAGAAGTGGCGTCAGGGAAAACGGGAAAAGACGGGCAATGTACCCTGCGGAATCTCGCCTCGGGCCGCTTTCAGTTGGAAGTCAGCAAACCGGGTTATCAGACCTCGCAATCAACCATTTCCATCGAGGGAAAAGAGATTAGTCGGGATGTATTTTTGAAGCCATCCGTCGATTCAGCTACTGGTAAACCCACGCTGATTCTCCATATCATCGAAAAAGTCGGTGAGAAATCCCATCCTCTGGAAGGTAGCAAAATTATCGCATCGCTGATGAAAAAAGAAGTGGCTAAAGGGCAGTCGGAGAAAGATGGGAGTATCAAGATATCCAATCTCAGCGCGGGAAATTATCAGGTTGATATTTCTCATTCCGGATATCAGAACGTGCAAATCTCGATCAACATCAAGGATAAAAGTATCGATCGCGAAGTCATTTTAAAACCTCTGGTTAAAACGACGGGGGCGTCCCCCAAGGTGGGTACCATTATTTTCCGTGTTGTGGAAAATGGGACCAATCCATTACGTCCTTTAGGTAACGTTCAAGTAACAATCAGTCAAGCTGGAAGAACAATCGCCACGGGAAAAACGGGGGCAGATGGGAATTATTCTCCTACCGGATTGGTGTCAGGAAAGTTTCAGTTCGAAGCTAGCTTGAACGGCTACCTTCCTGCAAAGGTGGACTTTACTCTTTCTGATAACGATCTTAAGCAAGATGTTCATCTCAAAAAAGCCGTTAAATCGGATCCCAAAGTCGATACCAAATTGAGCATCCGGATCATTGAAGCGGGTTCGAATCCGGTTCGTCCGCTTATCGGAGCTCAGATTGTAATTTCCCAAAAAGGGGGCAACTTGGCAACGGGTAAATCAGGTGCCGATGGTCACTTTCTGCCAGCCATAGCGACTGCCGGTACTTACCAAGTCGAAGTGAGCTTGACCGGTCATCAAACGGTTCAAACTTCGATTGTGGTTACCGATCAACTCACCACGCACGACATCAGTATCAAACCCACAAAAAACTGA
- a CDS encoding protein kinase domain-containing protein, whose product MLSKSEASIDSSGDQRDSVEELAEQFAERLRRGEKPTISDYTLRYPQWAESIRDLFPALELMESLKPKEAPSLSENTPSLLCRPMQRLGDYLIQREIGRGGMGVVYEAVQESLGRYVALKVLAPNAALTPTFQERFRREAKAAARLHHTNIVPVFGVGESDGFHYYAMQFIRGDGLDQVLQDLRKLRHSRRSSNVKKLDVKEMRDRSLAYPVETEFLVQKGSEPDGETQHNQKGRPEDFITEVTTTASNASSLSHGKDYFRKVAGIGFQIADALAHAHRQGVIHRDIKPSNLLLDHQGIVWITDFGLAKATDAEDLTNTGDIVGTIRYMAPERFSGKSEASGDIYALGITLYEMLTLQPAFEGRDKLQLISQITKLAPLSPRKIDPQIPVDLETVVLKAIAQDPNSRYASAAEMAEDFQRYLADRPVKARRATRKELLLRWRRRNPTVAVLLGALVFLLLLGSLGSSIAAAIWRSERDSAVSARKQAIDANVEMKKELWKSLKDQAKAGVLSRRRGQRQESLRVIGEAAQLARELQLPSSSLEELRNLAIAALVLPDIETTKSWPGCPEGTRSLAIDSHFETYARANREGLISLRKVSDDSRVAEDFVAHPIDSSLMVSPNGKFVAHLQDDHQLRVWTPERGVARFLPYQDKIRSMCFTPDNRLLCLKMDGSICLCPLESEQQPIQIANISNGRAVVVDARGERFACIENNRIQIRDLFDGHVMSQFPTPQTSSSGVSIAWHAKEDILAYCNYPERTVYLWDIKVGQPYAVLEGFTNPTTEIAFIAGGEILATSGWENQIRLWDWRTSKLLMILPGQFFKVPTTEDGLFVQNNLQEGALELWRVNPAIEYRTISLSNPSGDEFPYEASIHPSGRIIAQATSKGSTLFDLENGQKLFRFPAGTRSVKLENSGTAIVLSWKGLSRYPLSLEPLRQNNLQLGFEEIGSQVGSDCDFDISRDGRIIAIPEGTGKNGASFSIDNGKPIKVTHPDCRRVSLSPDGHWLATGSHHGTGARIWTLPNPKQPVELLPETGQIDVKFSPGGKWLATNSGHLRLWHVESWNPGPILGSASSFAFNSDDSLLAVESRGGRIRLLEPDTGRELARLEDPHQHEASWLGFTPDGTKLIASSRIGKSIHIWDLRLIRTGLANMDLDWDAVQSSSDIGSTSRSHRLVVRDLTQQALAAWSISLAFNPISPEAYYQRALCWKEEHLQDAFADLSMAIKLLPGQYRYHQKRAEFGELLHRTEQLLEDYQESVRLNPQDLLAYNQLAWIYVAGPEKYRDAKKALPLAQRAFELDPNDGSIQNTLAVTLYRSARYREAIDLLNKSRLKNWQNPASDLYFLAMSYHQLGDAERARNWYEQAHECHKEALLTESLAQELDAFRREAQTLLKISEAPR is encoded by the coding sequence ATGCTCTCAAAATCAGAGGCTTCGATAGATTCTTCGGGCGACCAACGCGATTCCGTGGAGGAACTCGCCGAACAGTTCGCCGAGCGCCTTCGTCGAGGCGAGAAGCCAACGATTTCCGATTATACCCTCCGTTATCCGCAGTGGGCCGAAAGCATTCGGGATCTCTTTCCCGCTTTAGAATTAATGGAATCCCTGAAACCGAAGGAGGCTCCCAGCCTATCTGAAAATACGCCGAGCTTACTTTGCCGGCCCATGCAACGACTGGGGGATTATTTGATTCAGCGGGAGATTGGTCGGGGCGGAATGGGCGTTGTTTATGAAGCGGTGCAAGAGTCGCTAGGTCGCTACGTCGCTTTAAAGGTTTTGGCCCCAAATGCCGCTTTGACTCCGACATTCCAGGAACGCTTCCGGCGTGAGGCCAAAGCAGCGGCTAGGCTCCATCATACTAATATTGTTCCGGTTTTTGGCGTCGGAGAGAGCGATGGTTTTCATTACTACGCGATGCAGTTCATACGTGGCGATGGACTCGATCAGGTTCTCCAAGATCTCCGAAAATTGCGTCATTCCCGCCGTTCATCTAATGTGAAAAAACTAGACGTGAAAGAGATGAGGGATCGCAGTTTAGCTTACCCTGTTGAGACCGAATTCCTAGTGCAGAAAGGTTCGGAACCCGACGGAGAAACTCAACACAATCAGAAAGGCCGACCGGAGGATTTCATAACCGAAGTCACCACGACTGCATCGAATGCTAGTTCACTCAGCCATGGGAAAGATTATTTTCGCAAAGTCGCTGGAATCGGCTTTCAGATCGCCGACGCACTCGCCCATGCGCATCGACAGGGGGTTATTCATCGCGATATCAAACCCTCCAATTTGTTACTCGATCACCAGGGTATTGTCTGGATCACCGATTTCGGTCTGGCGAAGGCGACCGATGCAGAAGATTTAACCAATACTGGCGATATCGTTGGAACGATTCGCTACATGGCCCCGGAACGGTTTTCCGGAAAATCAGAAGCCTCCGGTGATATTTATGCTCTGGGTATAACGCTCTACGAGATGTTGACTTTGCAACCGGCTTTTGAGGGACGAGACAAGCTTCAACTCATTTCTCAAATCACCAAGCTCGCTCCGTTGTCCCCTCGAAAAATCGATCCCCAGATCCCCGTTGACCTCGAAACGGTCGTTCTCAAGGCGATAGCTCAAGACCCCAACTCACGTTATGCTTCGGCCGCCGAAATGGCGGAAGATTTCCAAAGGTATCTGGCCGATCGACCCGTGAAAGCGCGTCGGGCGACTCGGAAGGAACTTTTACTGCGATGGCGTCGCCGCAACCCAACTGTTGCCGTATTGCTCGGGGCTTTGGTTTTCCTTCTCCTGCTGGGTTCGTTAGGTTCCAGCATCGCCGCTGCAATTTGGAGAAGCGAACGAGACAGTGCGGTCAGTGCCCGAAAACAAGCGATCGATGCCAATGTCGAGATGAAAAAGGAACTGTGGAAATCCCTTAAAGACCAGGCAAAAGCGGGGGTTCTGAGTCGTCGGCGCGGTCAACGTCAGGAAAGTCTCCGCGTTATTGGCGAGGCCGCTCAACTCGCGAGAGAGCTTCAATTGCCTTCCTCGAGCTTGGAGGAGTTGCGAAATCTCGCTATCGCGGCTTTAGTACTTCCCGATATCGAAACCACGAAAAGTTGGCCGGGGTGTCCCGAGGGGACCAGATCCCTTGCCATCGATTCTCACTTTGAAACTTACGCTCGGGCGAATCGCGAGGGATTAATCAGCTTACGAAAAGTTTCGGACGATTCCCGCGTTGCAGAGGACTTCGTTGCTCATCCGATTGACTCTTCGCTCATGGTCAGTCCTAACGGGAAATTTGTGGCCCACTTGCAGGACGACCATCAACTCCGAGTTTGGACTCCCGAGCGCGGAGTGGCTCGATTTCTCCCTTATCAGGATAAAATCCGGTCTATGTGCTTTACGCCGGATAATCGTCTACTCTGCCTGAAGATGGATGGCTCGATTTGTTTGTGCCCCCTCGAATCGGAGCAGCAGCCCATTCAAATTGCTAACATTTCGAATGGTCGAGCAGTGGTCGTCGATGCACGGGGAGAACGTTTCGCTTGCATTGAAAATAATCGGATTCAGATTCGCGATTTGTTTGACGGCCACGTGATGTCGCAATTTCCCACTCCCCAAACTTCGAGTTCGGGGGTCAGCATCGCGTGGCATGCCAAGGAAGATATCCTCGCCTACTGCAATTATCCAGAGCGAACAGTTTATCTATGGGATATAAAAGTTGGTCAACCGTACGCCGTTTTAGAAGGCTTTACCAATCCGACCACAGAGATTGCTTTTATCGCCGGTGGAGAAATTTTGGCGACCAGTGGCTGGGAAAATCAGATTCGGTTGTGGGACTGGCGGACGAGTAAGTTGCTGATGATATTGCCAGGTCAGTTTTTTAAGGTCCCTACTACGGAGGATGGGCTTTTCGTTCAAAATAACCTGCAAGAAGGCGCACTCGAATTATGGCGAGTTAATCCGGCAATTGAGTATCGCACCATCTCTTTATCGAATCCTTCAGGCGACGAATTTCCCTACGAAGCATCGATCCATCCGAGTGGGCGGATCATTGCCCAAGCCACTTCCAAAGGTTCAACCCTCTTCGATCTAGAAAACGGTCAGAAACTCTTTCGCTTCCCTGCGGGCACGCGCTCCGTCAAGTTGGAGAACTCGGGTACGGCCATCGTACTCTCCTGGAAAGGACTTTCTCGCTACCCCTTGAGTCTTGAACCACTCCGCCAGAACAACTTGCAACTCGGTTTTGAGGAAATCGGCAGTCAAGTCGGATCGGATTGCGATTTTGATATCAGCCGGGATGGAAGGATAATCGCCATTCCAGAGGGAACTGGAAAAAATGGGGCCAGTTTTTCGATCGACAATGGTAAACCCATCAAAGTTACCCATCCCGATTGCAGAAGAGTCTCATTGAGTCCAGATGGACATTGGCTCGCGACAGGTAGCCATCATGGAACCGGTGCTCGGATTTGGACGTTACCGAATCCCAAGCAGCCGGTCGAACTTCTGCCAGAAACCGGCCAAATTGATGTCAAATTCAGTCCAGGGGGCAAGTGGCTGGCCACGAATTCGGGACACCTCCGGCTCTGGCACGTTGAAAGCTGGAATCCAGGACCGATTCTCGGTAGTGCCAGCAGTTTCGCTTTTAATTCGGACGATTCCTTACTTGCAGTCGAATCCCGAGGCGGTCGAATCCGTCTTTTAGAACCCGATACAGGTCGGGAGTTGGCTCGCCTCGAGGATCCGCATCAGCATGAAGCCAGTTGGCTTGGATTTACACCCGATGGAACCAAACTGATCGCCAGTTCGCGGATCGGTAAATCGATTCACATCTGGGATCTTCGCCTCATCCGGACCGGCCTCGCGAACATGGATCTCGATTGGGACGCCGTTCAATCCTCCTCCGATATCGGTTCGACCTCTAGATCTCATCGGCTGGTGGTTCGAGATCTTACCCAACAGGCGCTGGCCGCCTGGTCCATTTCCCTGGCCTTCAATCCGATAAGCCCCGAAGCGTATTATCAACGGGCTCTGTGCTGGAAGGAGGAACATCTGCAGGATGCTTTTGCAGATCTTTCGATGGCCATCAAGTTGCTTCCGGGTCAATATCGCTATCACCAGAAGAGGGCCGAGTTCGGCGAATTGCTCCACCGAACCGAGCAACTCCTCGAAGATTACCAGGAATCGGTTCGACTCAATCCGCAAGATTTGCTCGCTTATAATCAACTGGCCTGGATTTATGTGGCCGGACCCGAGAAGTACCGCGACGCTAAAAAGGCACTTCCACTGGCGCAACGGGCGTTTGAGCTCGATCCGAATGATGGATCTATCCAAAACACCCTGGCGGTGACACTCTACCGTTCAGCTCGCTATCGGGAGGCGATTGATTTGCTGAACAAAAGTCGTCTAAAAAATTGGCAGAATCCGGCCAGCGATCTTTACTTTTTAGCAATGAGCTATCATCAGCTGGGAGATGCGGAGAGGGCACGCAACTGGTACGAGCAAGCACACGAATGTCACAAAGAAGCGTTGCTTACCGAGTCCCTGGCTCAGGAGTTGGACGCTTTCCGCCGGGAAGCGCAAACCCTTTTGAAAATCTCCGAAGCGCCTCGCTAA
- a CDS encoding sigma-70 family RNA polymerase sigma factor has protein sequence MSVVWSGSELLKRRLLEGDPRASLELFEYYRSRLRRMVRLRLDHRLQGRLDPSDVLQEACVDVVRRAPQYASNPTMPPYLWLRFLTGQRLLALHRKHLGAKMRDAGQEIPLHSGLPPASSASLAADVLGSTSTPSHAAIRLERQIFLQEALNLMPPLDREILTLRHFEELSNNETAHLLGIQKAAASNRYMRALKRLKEILATHPEVFKE, from the coding sequence ATGTCTGTCGTGTGGTCCGGTTCTGAACTTCTGAAGCGTCGACTCCTCGAGGGAGATCCCCGGGCCTCACTCGAGTTGTTTGAATATTATCGTTCTCGGCTCCGCCGAATGGTTCGACTGCGTCTTGATCATCGACTGCAAGGTCGGCTCGATCCTTCCGATGTATTGCAAGAGGCTTGTGTCGATGTCGTACGAAGGGCGCCGCAGTATGCGAGCAATCCGACAATGCCGCCCTACCTGTGGCTACGCTTTTTGACAGGTCAGCGGTTACTGGCTTTGCACAGGAAGCATCTAGGGGCAAAAATGCGGGATGCCGGGCAGGAAATTCCGCTCCATTCAGGGCTCCCTCCCGCGAGTTCCGCGTCTCTGGCCGCGGATGTTCTCGGAAGTACATCGACGCCCTCCCACGCGGCCATCCGTCTGGAGCGACAGATCTTTTTGCAGGAAGCTCTGAATCTCATGCCCCCTTTGGATCGAGAAATCCTGACTTTACGTCATTTCGAGGAACTGTCTAATAATGAGACGGCCCACCTTCTCGGCATCCAAAAAGCCGCGGCCAGCAATCGATATATGCGAGCTCTAAAACGTCTGAAAGAAATCTTGGCCACTCATCCGGAAGTCTTCAAAGAGTAA
- a CDS encoding DUF1553 domain-containing protein: MFRSSVLFLSFLLSWGLLQSSQDPLLWADDNKEKADEKELSFKDILPLLQAKCVRCHGEKIQKAELDLSSPTKIFQGGESGPAVVSRQPDKSPLFEKVHTGAMPPAKNERLTAAEVELLRRWISSGAKSDSEKNREIANDLAGTQHEVIPILLRHCIACHGSRRREGGLDLRTKAAMLKGGKSGPAIVPGKPEESLLVKKIRTSQMPPRDRLLEVSLKPIESSETETLVRWIAAGANEKVVEPDVATTTPDPLVGEKDRSFWSFQPPKKVAVPQPDQAALVKNPIDAFVLRKLESKGLTLSKEADRATLLRRASFDLTGLPPEPAEVKAFLADTSADAYEKLIDRLLASPRYGERWGRYWLDLAGYADSEGKREQDLFRPHAWRYRDYVIRAFNNDKPYNRFLLEQLAGDELVDYEHAAVITPEMADNLVATGFLRMAPDGSWANITGFIPDRLEVIADEMDILGSGLMGLTMKCARCHSHKFDPIPQRDYYRLVDIFKGAYDEYDWLRPDIRPGIGPVSEDRQGGRHLPYVSTEERKNWEATNAQLRKEIEDLKTSLERKTATLAAKFLEERLNQLPEVLRADLRKMVATPPAQRDSVQIYLAGKFEKQLKLDRNALKSVDAAFKKEVEAIEAQLGTLRAGIRPEQRIQALWDRGIPSPTYVYRRGDPLNTGRLVGPGVPSVLTDGKTPFVVTAPWLGANKTGRRLAFAHWLTESEHPLTARVAVNRLWKHHFGVGIVASLGNFGKTGTLPTHPELLDWLAREFVQTGWSMKAMHRLMMTSATYRQSSHLSPKLIELDPDNQLYSRMPLRRMDAESLYDTLLLLAGRLDETRFGPADPVQSRADGLVIPTGTSKGWRRMIYVQQLRKQMISHLENFDFPQMNPNCLERRDSTVAPQALHLLNDGMVEQLAQQFAARVAREAGGDAQKQVEHIYLVAISRLPSQEEMKLGVEALHQLAEEWSKSAKSNKSPEDCQSQALKTYCHAIMNSAGFLYLD; the protein is encoded by the coding sequence ATGTTCCGATCAAGCGTCTTGTTCCTGTCGTTCCTCCTCAGTTGGGGGCTCCTCCAGTCTAGCCAAGATCCGCTTCTGTGGGCCGACGATAACAAAGAAAAAGCCGACGAAAAAGAGCTGAGCTTTAAAGATATTCTCCCACTACTTCAAGCTAAGTGCGTTCGCTGTCACGGGGAGAAGATCCAAAAGGCGGAACTGGATTTGTCATCACCGACCAAAATCTTCCAGGGAGGCGAATCGGGCCCGGCAGTCGTTTCCCGGCAGCCGGACAAAAGTCCGCTCTTCGAAAAAGTGCATACGGGGGCGATGCCTCCGGCCAAGAATGAGCGACTTACAGCTGCAGAAGTCGAACTACTCCGACGCTGGATTTCTTCAGGGGCCAAGTCCGATTCTGAAAAAAATCGAGAAATCGCCAACGATCTCGCGGGCACACAGCATGAAGTCATTCCCATTTTACTTCGACACTGCATTGCCTGTCACGGTTCGCGTCGCCGGGAAGGCGGCTTAGATCTTCGTACCAAAGCGGCCATGCTCAAAGGGGGCAAGTCCGGTCCGGCGATTGTTCCGGGCAAGCCCGAGGAGAGTTTGCTTGTCAAGAAAATCCGAACGAGTCAAATGCCGCCGCGCGATCGGTTGCTCGAAGTCAGCTTAAAGCCGATTGAATCCTCTGAAACGGAAACTCTGGTCCGCTGGATCGCTGCTGGCGCGAACGAAAAAGTCGTTGAGCCGGATGTTGCGACAACCACGCCGGATCCCCTGGTCGGAGAGAAAGACCGGAGCTTTTGGTCGTTTCAACCCCCTAAAAAGGTCGCAGTTCCCCAACCTGATCAAGCCGCTTTAGTCAAAAATCCCATCGATGCCTTTGTGCTACGAAAATTGGAATCCAAGGGACTGACGCTTTCGAAGGAAGCCGACCGGGCCACTCTGTTGCGGCGAGCGTCTTTCGATTTGACGGGATTGCCTCCCGAACCCGCCGAAGTTAAAGCTTTCCTGGCAGATACTTCAGCAGATGCCTATGAGAAACTCATCGATCGCCTCCTGGCCTCCCCCCGCTACGGAGAGAGGTGGGGTCGCTATTGGCTCGATCTGGCCGGCTATGCCGACTCCGAAGGCAAACGCGAGCAAGATCTCTTTCGACCACACGCCTGGCGTTACCGCGATTACGTCATCCGCGCTTTCAACAACGATAAGCCTTATAATCGCTTCCTTTTAGAACAGCTGGCCGGCGATGAGCTGGTCGACTACGAGCATGCCGCAGTTATAACGCCCGAGATGGCGGACAACTTAGTGGCAACCGGTTTTTTGCGGATGGCCCCCGATGGAAGTTGGGCCAACATTACCGGTTTTATTCCGGATCGTCTGGAGGTGATCGCCGACGAGATGGATATTCTCGGCTCCGGCCTGATGGGTCTGACGATGAAATGCGCCCGCTGCCACAGCCACAAATTCGATCCGATTCCGCAGCGCGATTACTATCGATTGGTAGATATTTTCAAAGGTGCCTACGATGAATACGATTGGCTGCGGCCGGACATTCGACCCGGAATAGGTCCCGTCAGCGAAGATCGGCAAGGCGGCCGTCACCTACCTTATGTCTCGACGGAAGAACGAAAGAACTGGGAAGCGACCAACGCGCAGCTTCGTAAAGAAATCGAAGATCTTAAAACTTCACTAGAACGGAAGACGGCGACCCTAGCGGCGAAGTTCTTAGAAGAACGACTCAATCAGCTGCCTGAAGTCCTGCGTGCCGACCTTCGGAAAATGGTGGCCACACCACCGGCCCAGCGCGATAGCGTTCAAATTTATCTGGCCGGAAAATTCGAGAAGCAACTGAAGCTCGATCGCAATGCCCTGAAAAGCGTAGACGCAGCATTCAAGAAAGAAGTTGAAGCAATTGAAGCTCAATTAGGTACGCTGAGAGCAGGCATAAGACCAGAACAGCGAATTCAAGCACTTTGGGATCGGGGTATACCTTCGCCGACTTACGTTTATCGACGCGGCGATCCGCTTAACACGGGCCGTCTTGTCGGACCGGGCGTCCCCTCAGTGCTAACCGATGGTAAGACCCCCTTTGTCGTCACGGCTCCCTGGCTGGGAGCGAACAAGACTGGCCGACGACTGGCTTTTGCTCACTGGCTCACGGAATCCGAACATCCTTTGACGGCCCGGGTGGCGGTGAATCGACTTTGGAAACATCACTTCGGAGTCGGGATTGTCGCCTCGCTGGGCAACTTCGGCAAAACGGGAACTTTGCCCACTCATCCCGAATTACTCGATTGGCTCGCTCGCGAGTTCGTGCAAACCGGATGGAGCATGAAAGCCATGCATCGGCTAATGATGACAAGCGCCACGTATCGGCAAAGTTCCCATCTCTCTCCAAAATTAATCGAACTCGATCCCGACAACCAACTTTACTCTCGGATGCCGCTCCGACGCATGGATGCCGAATCCCTCTACGATACGCTTCTGCTTTTGGCGGGCCGACTGGACGAAACCCGCTTCGGCCCCGCCGATCCTGTGCAATCCCGGGCTGATGGCTTGGTGATTCCTACCGGTACCTCCAAAGGCTGGCGACGCATGATTTACGTGCAGCAACTCCGCAAGCAGATGATTTCGCATCTGGAGAACTTCGATTTCCCGCAAATGAACCCGAATTGTCTCGAGCGTCGCGATTCGACGGTCGCGCCGCAAGCTTTACATCTGTTGAATGATGGCATGGTGGAACAACTAGCGCAGCAGTTCGCGGCACGAGTAGCTCGGGAAGCCGGCGGAGATGCCCAAAAGCAAGTCGAGCATATTTATTTGGTCGCTATCAGTCGCCTCCCGAGCCAAGAAGAAATGAAACTCGGCGTCGAGGCTCTGCATCAATTGGCCGAAGAGTGGAGCAAATCTGCCAAAAGCAACAAGAGCCCCGAAGATTGCCAGTCGCAAGCTTTAAAGACCTACTGCCATGCAATTATGAACTCCGCCGGCTTTCTCTATCTCGATTAA